In Sphaeramia orbicularis chromosome 14, fSphaOr1.1, whole genome shotgun sequence, the following are encoded in one genomic region:
- the gpr119 gene encoding glucose-dependent insulinotropic receptor produces the protein MLNFFVAKMSFLTEQTATESPTVVKQRVMGMILTIASCLIISTNIFVAVALLKLLLRKSSQSWCFVLNLAVADTLVGVAITGLATEDFNGSGNNVTQSRQSNIPADQLTSSSSSIQGRTRCLIRMAFVTSPCTASIMSMFLISLDRYAAIKMPLRYSQRCGKGTAVGCLVALWICAITLGFLPVMVRSLQYEHYNGVCAFFSVIDDVGIIILYSVCFFPVFSVFVYIYLDILKIACSHQKQICQVRQAGSRTAEHQSHPHHHHHHHQQQQLKSRYWSHVKALRTVAVLVGCFLILWCPFFVVCIVALLCETCELTELLENHLWLLGLSNSLINPLVYAFWQKEVRMQIAAMFSCFTGRPSATAASGVTGRCEPQPSIDNHTAVSGGDYMRPSMVQSNACRDEAFIVPLSASTGL, from the exons ATGCTTAATTTTTTCGTTGCCAAGATGTCGTTTTTGACCGAACAAACAGCCACCGAGTCTCCAACTGTTGTGAAGCAGCGGGTGATGGGTATGATCCTGACCATCGCCTCCTGCCTCATCATCTCAACAAACATCTTCGTGGCTGTTGCTCTGCTTAAACTTCTCCTCAGGAAGAGCAGTCAGAGCTGGTGCTTTGTCCTCAACTTGGCGGTGGCGGATACTTTGGTGGGCGTGGCCATCACTGGGCTGGCGACTGAGGATTTTAACGGCAGCGGCAACAACGTGACTCAATCCCGCCAAAGTAACATCCCAGCGGATCAGCTCACATCAAGCTCCTCTTCTATCCAGGGCCGGACCAGGTGTCTTATACGGATGGCCTTCGTCACATCCCCGTGCACTGCCTCCATCATGTCCATGTTCCTGATCTCGCTGGACCGCTATGCCGCCATCAAAATGCCCTTGAGGTACTCGCAGAGGTGTGGGAAGGGGACGGCAGTCGGGTGTCTGGTGGCTCTTTGGATTTGCGCCATCACTTTAGGATTCCTGCCAG TCATGGTGCGTTCGCTGCAGTACGAGCACTACAACGGTGTATGTGCCTTCTTCTCTGTCATTGACGATGTGGGCATCATCATCCTGTACAGCGTGTGCTTCTTCCCTGTGTTCTCTGTGTTCGTCTACATCTACCTGGACATCCTGAAGATCGCCTGCAGCCACCAGAAGCAGATCTGCCAAGTCAGACAGGCCGGGTCGAGGACAGCTGAGCACCAAAGCCATCcgcaccatcaccaccaccaccatcagcagcagcagctgaagAGCCGCTACTGGAGCCATGTGAAGGCCCTGAGGACGGTGGCGGTGCTCGTGGGCTGCTTCTTAATCCTCTGGTGCCCTTTCTTTGTGGTCTGCATCGTGGCACTCCTATGTGAAACCTGTGAACTCACTGAACTCTTGGAGAACCACCTATGGCTTTTAGGACTGTCTAACTCTCTGATCAACCCTCTGGTTTACGCTTTCTGGCAGAAGGAGGTGCGGATGCAGATAGCAGCCATGTTCTCCTGCTTCACTGGCAGGCCTTCAGCTACTGCAGCATCAGGTGTCACAGGAAGATGTGAGCCCCAGCCATCTATAGACAATCATACTGCTGTTTCTGGTGGAGATTATATGAGGCCGTCAATGGTGCAGTCTAATGCCTGCAGAGACGAGGCCTTCATTGTGCCACTGTCTGCCTCCACCGGACTGTGA